A single region of the Rattus rattus isolate New Zealand chromosome 8, Rrattus_CSIRO_v1, whole genome shotgun sequence genome encodes:
- the Znf653 gene encoding zinc finger protein 653 isoform X3 yields the protein MAERAPEPGAEAEAGAGGEAAAEEGAAGRKARGRPRLTESDRARRRLESRKKYDVRRVYLGEAHGPWVDLRRRSGWSDAKLAAYLISLERGQRSGRHGKPWEQVPKKPKRKKRRRRNVNCLKNVVIWYEDHKHRCPYEPHLAELDPTFGLYTTAVWQCEAGHRYFQDLHSPLKPLSDSEPDSDKVGNGLAAGSSDSSSSSSSSDSEEPPETQPAKAPAATAAVTPSSPTGSSGLITQEGVHIPFDVHHVESLAEQGTPLCQNPAGSGPEALETVVCVPVPMQVGTGPGTLFENMPQEALGEVVASCPVSGMVPGSQVIIIAGPGYDALTAEGIHLNVAAGSGTPSSSLGEEVSCAMMEGVAAYTQTEPEGTQHSTMDTTSIASIETKKDTAPCHPVEKEDLYMLKEEKEDSVAPELAELAATVPENTEAEAEVDGEELDSSEMSAIIYEIPKEPEKRRRSKRSRVMDADGLLEMFHCPYEGCSQVYVALSSFQASESSPVRPAASLSRERTIWRCTGARTLGRRPCSARFAGTSADSVLRSIGT from the exons ATGGCGGAGCGGGCTCCAGAGCCcggggcggaggcggaggcgggcGCAGGCGGGGAGGCGGCTGCAGAGGAAGGCGCGGCAGGCAGAAAGGCGCGGGGCCGGCCGCGACTCACCGAGTCGGACCGGGCCCGGAGGCGGCTCGAGTCCCGGAAGAAGTACGACGTGCGGCGCGTGTACCTGGGTGAGGCGCACGGCCCCTGGGTGGACTTGAGACGCCGCAGCGGCTGGAGCGACGCCAAACTCGCCGCCTACCTCATTTCGCTGGAGCGTGGCCAGCGTAGCGGCCGCCACGG GAAGCCGTGGGAGCAAGTCCCCAAAAAGCCAAAGCGGAAGAAAA GGCGGCGGCGCAACGTGAACTGTCTGAAGAACGTGGTGATCTGGTATGAGGACCACAAGCACCGCTGCCCCTATGAGCCTCACCTGGCAGAGCTTGACCCTACCTTCGGCCTTTACACCACGGCCGTGTGGCAGTGCGAAGCTGGACACCGCTACTTCCAGGACCTACACTCCCCACTCAAGCCCCTCAGTGACTCAGAGCCTGACAGTGACAAAG tgGGCAATGGCCTGGCGGCTGGCAGCTCTGACTCATCCAGCTCCAGTTCCAGCTCTGACTCGGAGGAGCCTCCCGAGACCCAGCCAGCCAAAGCCCCAGCTGCTACTGCAGCTGTCACCCCCTCCAGCCCCACAGGCAGCAGTGGGCTTATCACTCAGGAAGGAGTTCATATCCCCTTTGACGTCCACCACGTGGAGAGCCTGGCTGAGCAGGGCACCCCTCTGTGCCAAAACCCTGCAGGCAGTGGGCCTGAGGCCCTGGAGACGGTGGTGTGTGTGCCAGTTCCCATGCAAGTGGGCACTGGCCCCGGCACCCTCTTTGAGAACATGCCCCAGGAGGCCCTGGGTGAGGTAGTGGCCAGCTGCCCAGTGTCAGGCATGGTGCCTGGCTCCCAGGTGATCATCATTGCTGGTCCTGGCTATGATGCCCTCACAGCTGAGGGCATCCACCTCAATGTAGCTGCTGGCAGTGGCActcccagcagcagcctgggTGAGGAGGTGTCCTGTGCCATGATGGAGGGTGTGGCAGCATACACACAGACGGAGCCCGAGGGCACCCAGCACAGCACCATGGACACCACCTCCATAGCCAGCATTGAGACCAAGAAAG ACACGGCCCCGTGTCACCCCGTAGAGAAGGAGGACCTGTATATGctcaaggaggagaaagaggattcAGTGGCCCCCGAGCTGGCAGAGCTGGCAGCCACAGTGCCTGagaatacagaggcagaggcagaagtggATGGAGAGGAATTGGACAGCAGTGAAATGTCAGCCATCATCTACGAGATTCCCAAGGAGCCCGAGAA GAGACGGCGGAGCAAGCGGTCACGAGTGATGGATGCTGATGGCCTGCTGGAGATGTTCCACTGTCCATACGAGGGCTGCAGCCAGGTGTATGTGGCTCTCAGCAGCTTCCAG GCGTCCGAGAGTTCACCTGTGAGACCTGCGGCAAGTCTTTCAAGAGAAAGAACCATCTGGAGGTGCACAGGCGCACGCACACTGGGGAGACGCCCCTGCA GTGCGAGATTTGCGGGTACCAGTGCCGACAGCGTGCTTCGCTCAATTGGCACATGA
- the Znf653 gene encoding zinc finger protein 653 isoform X2 yields MAERAPEPGAEAEAGAGGEAAAEEGAAGRKARGRPRLTESDRARRRLESRKKYDVRRVYLGEAHGPWVDLRRRSGWSDAKLAAYLISLERGQRSGRHGKPWEQVPKKPKRKKRRRRNVNCLKNVVIWYEDHKHRCPYEPHLAELDPTFGLYTTAVWQCEAGHRYFQDLHSPLKPLSDSEPDSDKVGNGLAAGSSDSSSSSSSSDSEEPPETQPAKAPAATAAVTPSSPTGSSGLITQEGVHIPFDVHHVESLAEQGTPLCQNPAGSGPEALETVVCVPVPMQVGTGPGTLFENMPQEALGEVVASCPVSGMVPGSQVIIIAGPGYDALTAEGIHLNVAAGSGTPSSSLGEEVSCAMMEGVAAYTQTEPEGTQHSTMDTTSIASIETKKEKEDLYMLKEEKEDSVAPELAELAATVPENTEAEAEVDGEELDSSEMSAIIYEIPKEPEKRRRSKRSRVMDADGLLEMFHCPYEGCSQVYVALSSFQNHVNLVHRKGKTKVCPHPGCGKKFYLSNHLRRHMIIHSGVREFTCETCGKSFKRKNHLEVHRRTHTGETPLQCEICGYQCRQRASLNWHMKKHTAEVQYNFTCDRCGKRFEKLDSVKFHTLKSHPDHKPA; encoded by the exons ATGGCGGAGCGGGCTCCAGAGCCcggggcggaggcggaggcgggcGCAGGCGGGGAGGCGGCTGCAGAGGAAGGCGCGGCAGGCAGAAAGGCGCGGGGCCGGCCGCGACTCACCGAGTCGGACCGGGCCCGGAGGCGGCTCGAGTCCCGGAAGAAGTACGACGTGCGGCGCGTGTACCTGGGTGAGGCGCACGGCCCCTGGGTGGACTTGAGACGCCGCAGCGGCTGGAGCGACGCCAAACTCGCCGCCTACCTCATTTCGCTGGAGCGTGGCCAGCGTAGCGGCCGCCACGG GAAGCCGTGGGAGCAAGTCCCCAAAAAGCCAAAGCGGAAGAAAA GGCGGCGGCGCAACGTGAACTGTCTGAAGAACGTGGTGATCTGGTATGAGGACCACAAGCACCGCTGCCCCTATGAGCCTCACCTGGCAGAGCTTGACCCTACCTTCGGCCTTTACACCACGGCCGTGTGGCAGTGCGAAGCTGGACACCGCTACTTCCAGGACCTACACTCCCCACTCAAGCCCCTCAGTGACTCAGAGCCTGACAGTGACAAAG tgGGCAATGGCCTGGCGGCTGGCAGCTCTGACTCATCCAGCTCCAGTTCCAGCTCTGACTCGGAGGAGCCTCCCGAGACCCAGCCAGCCAAAGCCCCAGCTGCTACTGCAGCTGTCACCCCCTCCAGCCCCACAGGCAGCAGTGGGCTTATCACTCAGGAAGGAGTTCATATCCCCTTTGACGTCCACCACGTGGAGAGCCTGGCTGAGCAGGGCACCCCTCTGTGCCAAAACCCTGCAGGCAGTGGGCCTGAGGCCCTGGAGACGGTGGTGTGTGTGCCAGTTCCCATGCAAGTGGGCACTGGCCCCGGCACCCTCTTTGAGAACATGCCCCAGGAGGCCCTGGGTGAGGTAGTGGCCAGCTGCCCAGTGTCAGGCATGGTGCCTGGCTCCCAGGTGATCATCATTGCTGGTCCTGGCTATGATGCCCTCACAGCTGAGGGCATCCACCTCAATGTAGCTGCTGGCAGTGGCActcccagcagcagcctgggTGAGGAGGTGTCCTGTGCCATGATGGAGGGTGTGGCAGCATACACACAGACGGAGCCCGAGGGCACCCAGCACAGCACCATGGACACCACCTCCATAGCCAGCATTGAGACCAAGAAAG AGAAGGAGGACCTGTATATGctcaaggaggagaaagaggattcAGTGGCCCCCGAGCTGGCAGAGCTGGCAGCCACAGTGCCTGagaatacagaggcagaggcagaagtggATGGAGAGGAATTGGACAGCAGTGAAATGTCAGCCATCATCTACGAGATTCCCAAGGAGCCCGAGAA GAGACGGCGGAGCAAGCGGTCACGAGTGATGGATGCTGATGGCCTGCTGGAGATGTTCCACTGTCCATACGAGGGCTGCAGCCAGGTGTATGTGGCTCTCAGCAGCTTCCAG AACCACGTCAACCTTGTGCACCGAaaagggaagaccaaagtgtgccCTCACCCCGGCTGTGGCAAGAAGTTTTATTTATCCAACCACCTGCGACGCCACATGATCATCCATTCAG GCGTCCGAGAGTTCACCTGTGAGACCTGCGGCAAGTCTTTCAAGAGAAAGAACCATCTGGAGGTGCACAGGCGCACGCACACTGGGGAGACGCCCCTGCA GTGCGAGATTTGCGGGTACCAGTGCCGACAGCGTGCTTCGCTCAATTGGCACATGAAGAAGCACACAGCAGAGGTACAGTACAACTTCACATGCGATCGCTGCGGGAAGCGCTTCGAGAAGCTGGACAGTGTCAAGTTCCACACGCTCAAAAGCCACCCGGATCACAAACCTGCCTGA
- the Znf653 gene encoding zinc finger protein 653 isoform X1: MAERAPEPGAEAEAGAGGEAAAEEGAAGRKARGRPRLTESDRARRRLESRKKYDVRRVYLGEAHGPWVDLRRRSGWSDAKLAAYLISLERGQRSGRHGKPWEQVPKKPKRKKRRRRNVNCLKNVVIWYEDHKHRCPYEPHLAELDPTFGLYTTAVWQCEAGHRYFQDLHSPLKPLSDSEPDSDKVGNGLAAGSSDSSSSSSSSDSEEPPETQPAKAPAATAAVTPSSPTGSSGLITQEGVHIPFDVHHVESLAEQGTPLCQNPAGSGPEALETVVCVPVPMQVGTGPGTLFENMPQEALGEVVASCPVSGMVPGSQVIIIAGPGYDALTAEGIHLNVAAGSGTPSSSLGEEVSCAMMEGVAAYTQTEPEGTQHSTMDTTSIASIETKKDTAPCHPVEKEDLYMLKEEKEDSVAPELAELAATVPENTEAEAEVDGEELDSSEMSAIIYEIPKEPEKRRRSKRSRVMDADGLLEMFHCPYEGCSQVYVALSSFQNHVNLVHRKGKTKVCPHPGCGKKFYLSNHLRRHMIIHSGVREFTCETCGKSFKRKNHLEVHRRTHTGETPLQCEICGYQCRQRASLNWHMKKHTAEVQYNFTCDRCGKRFEKLDSVKFHTLKSHPDHKPA; this comes from the exons ATGGCGGAGCGGGCTCCAGAGCCcggggcggaggcggaggcgggcGCAGGCGGGGAGGCGGCTGCAGAGGAAGGCGCGGCAGGCAGAAAGGCGCGGGGCCGGCCGCGACTCACCGAGTCGGACCGGGCCCGGAGGCGGCTCGAGTCCCGGAAGAAGTACGACGTGCGGCGCGTGTACCTGGGTGAGGCGCACGGCCCCTGGGTGGACTTGAGACGCCGCAGCGGCTGGAGCGACGCCAAACTCGCCGCCTACCTCATTTCGCTGGAGCGTGGCCAGCGTAGCGGCCGCCACGG GAAGCCGTGGGAGCAAGTCCCCAAAAAGCCAAAGCGGAAGAAAA GGCGGCGGCGCAACGTGAACTGTCTGAAGAACGTGGTGATCTGGTATGAGGACCACAAGCACCGCTGCCCCTATGAGCCTCACCTGGCAGAGCTTGACCCTACCTTCGGCCTTTACACCACGGCCGTGTGGCAGTGCGAAGCTGGACACCGCTACTTCCAGGACCTACACTCCCCACTCAAGCCCCTCAGTGACTCAGAGCCTGACAGTGACAAAG tgGGCAATGGCCTGGCGGCTGGCAGCTCTGACTCATCCAGCTCCAGTTCCAGCTCTGACTCGGAGGAGCCTCCCGAGACCCAGCCAGCCAAAGCCCCAGCTGCTACTGCAGCTGTCACCCCCTCCAGCCCCACAGGCAGCAGTGGGCTTATCACTCAGGAAGGAGTTCATATCCCCTTTGACGTCCACCACGTGGAGAGCCTGGCTGAGCAGGGCACCCCTCTGTGCCAAAACCCTGCAGGCAGTGGGCCTGAGGCCCTGGAGACGGTGGTGTGTGTGCCAGTTCCCATGCAAGTGGGCACTGGCCCCGGCACCCTCTTTGAGAACATGCCCCAGGAGGCCCTGGGTGAGGTAGTGGCCAGCTGCCCAGTGTCAGGCATGGTGCCTGGCTCCCAGGTGATCATCATTGCTGGTCCTGGCTATGATGCCCTCACAGCTGAGGGCATCCACCTCAATGTAGCTGCTGGCAGTGGCActcccagcagcagcctgggTGAGGAGGTGTCCTGTGCCATGATGGAGGGTGTGGCAGCATACACACAGACGGAGCCCGAGGGCACCCAGCACAGCACCATGGACACCACCTCCATAGCCAGCATTGAGACCAAGAAAG ACACGGCCCCGTGTCACCCCGTAGAGAAGGAGGACCTGTATATGctcaaggaggagaaagaggattcAGTGGCCCCCGAGCTGGCAGAGCTGGCAGCCACAGTGCCTGagaatacagaggcagaggcagaagtggATGGAGAGGAATTGGACAGCAGTGAAATGTCAGCCATCATCTACGAGATTCCCAAGGAGCCCGAGAA GAGACGGCGGAGCAAGCGGTCACGAGTGATGGATGCTGATGGCCTGCTGGAGATGTTCCACTGTCCATACGAGGGCTGCAGCCAGGTGTATGTGGCTCTCAGCAGCTTCCAG AACCACGTCAACCTTGTGCACCGAaaagggaagaccaaagtgtgccCTCACCCCGGCTGTGGCAAGAAGTTTTATTTATCCAACCACCTGCGACGCCACATGATCATCCATTCAG GCGTCCGAGAGTTCACCTGTGAGACCTGCGGCAAGTCTTTCAAGAGAAAGAACCATCTGGAGGTGCACAGGCGCACGCACACTGGGGAGACGCCCCTGCA GTGCGAGATTTGCGGGTACCAGTGCCGACAGCGTGCTTCGCTCAATTGGCACATGAAGAAGCACACAGCAGAGGTACAGTACAACTTCACATGCGATCGCTGCGGGAAGCGCTTCGAGAAGCTGGACAGTGTCAAGTTCCACACGCTCAAAAGCCACCCGGATCACAAACCTGCCTGA